In a single window of the Raphanus sativus cultivar WK10039 chromosome 9, ASM80110v3, whole genome shotgun sequence genome:
- the LOC108824398 gene encoding polyadenylate-binding protein-interacting protein 6 encodes MKPGVGSGLNPNAAAYVPLSKREGDSAKPVAAATHHVHHQPYGYGGVQGKGGAYIRDDDDDSEMEMEFLLTSFSGLSDESIRDVYLANNGDLDATIEMLTQLEIFSNEAEEYLPLPDTLGIADVPDETIVPSTSSAPPKQKSASNEASGSSSSTSSGTTPNNAPVSSSSS; translated from the exons ATGAAGCCAGGAGTAGGATCAGGATTGAATCCTAACGCAGCAGCATACGTACCACTCTCCAAAAGAGAAGGTGATTCTGCAAAGCCTGTTGCTGCTGCCACACATCACGTGCACCACCAACCCTATGGTTATGGCGGAGTCCAAGGGAAGGGAGGCGCTTACATaagggatgatgatgatgattcggagatggagatggagtTTCTTTTGACTAGTTTCTCTGGTTTGTCAGATGAGTCTATTCGTGATGTTTACttggccaacaatggtgatctTGATGCAACTATCGAAATGCTCACTCAACTCGAG ATTTTCAGTAATGAAGCCGAAGAATACCTCCCACTCCCAGACACACTGGGCATTGCCGATGTACCTGATGAAACCATAGTGCCTTCAACTTCCTCAGCTCCTCCAAAACAAAAGAGTGCCAGTAATGAAGCAAgtggatcatcatcatcaacatcctCGGGTACCACCCCAAACAACGCTCCTGTATCATCATCCTCCTCCTGA
- the LOC130499466 gene encoding protein ALTERED PHOSPHATE STARVATION RESPONSE 1-like, which translates to MGCAQSRVDNEEAVARCKDRRNVIKEAVTASKAFAAGHFAYAIALKNTGAALSDYGHGESDQTLDAALEQSHFEKGDDRVAAADPAPQPPPPPPIENLPPPPPPLPKFTPSPIKRAISLPAMAGRGRKVRGIDSMAIEEEEDEDEEEEEEEKDGESSPRTPENVGKGGKLQETTSPVVVSASPGAWDYFFMPENVPGGNLEDMRMGNNHHFQFNDEEEEDGRSGLNAVEEVEPKTPEKLEEVEEEEEDEEEEEDEEEEDAVVEEAKKKQKGKAKIEHSNTAPPDFRRAVAAAKTTTAASSVNLMKILDEIDDRFLKASECAQEVSKMLEATRLHYHSNFADNRGYVDHSARVMRVITWNKSLRGISNGEGGKDDQESDEHETHATVLDKLLAWEKKLYDEVKQGEIMKIEYQKKVSLLNRHKKRGASAETVEKTKAAVSHLHTRYIVDMQSMDSTVSEVNRLRDDQLYPRLVSLVEGMAKMWTNMCIQHDTQLKIVGELKSLEISTSQKETTKQHHQQTRQFCTVLEEWHVQFESLVTHQKQYINSLNTWLKLNLIPIESSLKEKVSSPPRPQRPPIQALLHSWHDRLEKLPDEVAKSAISSFAAVVKTILLHQEEEMKLKERCEETRREFIRKKQGFEEWYQKHLQKRGPTTAEEGGDGDDDHVTERRIVVETLKKRLEDEEEAHQRHCVQVREKSLNSLKIRLPEIFRALSDYAHACADSYEKLRVISQTQKGNVSS; encoded by the exons atggGATGTGCACAATCTAGGGTTGATAACGAGGAGGCCGTAGCGAGATGCAAGGACCGCCGCAACGTCATCAAGGAAGCCGTCACGGCGAGCAAAGCCTTCGCGGCGGGTCATTTCGCGTACGCCATTGCTCTGAAGAACACCGGCGCCGCTCTCAGCGACTACGGCCACGGCGAATCGGATCAAACCCTAGACGCTGCTCTGGAGCAGAGCCATTTCGAGAAAGGGGACGACCGTGTTGCTGCTGCTGATCCTGCTCCTCAGCCACCTCCGCCTCCGCCTATTGAGAACCTCCCTCCTCCGCCTCCGCCTCTCCCGAAGTTCACTCCGTCTCCGATAAAACGCGCGATCAGCTTGCCTGCGATGGCGGGGAGAGGGAGGAAGGTGCGGGGGATTGATTCTATGGCgattgaggaggaggaggatgaagacgaggaggaggaggaggaagagaaggaTGGAGAGAGTTCGCCTAGGACGCCGGAGAATGTTGGGAAAGGTGGGAAGTTGCAGGAGACGACGTCTCCGGTTGTTGTGAGCGCTTCTCCGGGGGCGTGGGATTACTTTTTCATGCCGGAGAATGTGCCTGGGGGTAACTTGGAAGATATGAGAATGGGAAACAATCATCACTTTCAGTTcaatgatgaggaagaagaagatggaagaTCTGGTCTCAATGCTGTTGAGGAGGTGGAGCCAAAGACGCCGGAGAAATTagaagaagttgaagaagaagaagaagatgaagaggaagaggaagatgaggaggaggaggatgcaGTAGTGGAAGAGGCAAAGAAGAAGCAGAAAGGGAAAGCTAAGATTGAGCATTCCAACACTGCTCCACCGGATTTCCGGCGTGCCGTCGCTGCGGCGAAGACCACGACGGCGGCTTCGAGCGTGAATCTGATGAAGATTCTTGATGAGATTGATGACAGGTTCCTAAAAGCTTCAGAGTGTGCACAGGAGGTCTCCAAGATGCTGGAAGCAACTAGGTTGCATTATCACTCCAATTTTGCTGATAACCGAG gaTATGTTGATCATTCAGCTAGGGTAATGCGGGTTATAACGTGGAATAAGTCATTAAGAGGCATATCCAACGGTGAAGGTGGAAAAGATGATCAAGAATCAGACGAGCATGAAACTCATGCGACCGTGTTGGACAAGTTGTTAGCGTGGGAGAAGAAACTCTACGATGAAGTGAAG CAAGGTGAGATTATGAAGATAGAGTATCAGAAGAAGGTATCATTACTCAACAGGCATAAAAAACGAGGTGCGAGTGCAGAAACCGTGGAGAAAACTAAAGCAGCTGTGAGTCATCTACACACAAGATACATCGTTGACATGCAGTCCATGGACTCAACCGTCTCTGAAGTTAACCGTTTAAGAGACGACCAGCTGTATCCAAGACTCGTCTCCTTAGTCGAAGG GATGGCGAAGATGTGGACAAACATGTGCATACAACACGACACACAGCTAAAAATCGTCGGAGAGCTGAAGTCTCTCGAGATCTCGACTTCTCAAAAAGAAACCACGAAGCAGCATCACCAACAGACGCGGCAGTTCTGCACCGTCCTGGAAGAATGGCACGTCCAGTTCGAGAGTCTCGTGACGCACCAGAAGCAGTACATCAACTCTCTAAACACCTGGCTGAAGCTAAACCTCATCCCCATCGAGAGCAGTCTCAAGGAGAAAGTCTCCTCTCCTCCGAGGCCTCAGCGTCCACCCATCCAAGCCCTCCTCCACTCGTGGCACGACCGCCTGGAGAAACTCCCCGACGAGGTGGCCAAGTCGGCTATCTCCTCCTTCGCGGCGGTCGTGAAAACGATCTTGCTTCACCAGGAGGAAGAGATGAAGCTGAAGGAGAGATGCGAGGAGACGAGGAGGGAGTTCATTAGGAAGAAGCAAGGGTTTGAGGAGTGGTATCAGAAACACTTGCAGAAGAGAGGACCGACGACGGCGGAGGAAGGCGGGGATGGAGATGATGATCATGTCACTGAGAGGAGGATCGTTGTGGAGACGCTGAAGAAAAGGCTTgaagacgaagaggaagctcatcAGAGGCATTGTGTCCAGGTGAGGGAGAAGTCTCTGAATAGTTTGAAGATAAGGTTGCCTGAGATCTTCAGGGCGTTGTCTGATTATGCTCACGCTTGTGCTGATTCGTATGAGAAGCTCAGAGTCATATCGCAGACTCAGAAAGGCAATGTATCTTCTTGA
- the LOC130499465 gene encoding protein ANTI-SILENCING 1-like, with the protein MERSVKVNGLPFKWGKKSVENKDVQFYESFTYGGCEYCLYDCVSVGDDSSKLGSREFFVGKIIKMWEYNDQRQDPRRVELLWFFKPSELSVYLEGLQDVLANELFLASGSGLGLTNENLLEAISGKCRVLCISKDVRNPQPSEEEIKSADFLFHRTYDVGTSRILDTIDDSIAGVDVKFIFNRTSSERKANALQNVATEIQDSLKPNHPSTSGSVTQNARNASDLSVGHKQLARKISKLAEERSNMNSGGVDGELDSFSASSGSGRNDCHGRKDQDDEVGKQLAKQKSRLADERCSKDSYCSDDMLQKKRRLDGSVAVPDGRFKVPQKFRNYGRKNIEPIRRDARVGKSRFAEERRSNDFYGLDVMPLKKPRLDGSVAVSDGRTRESQNISHDGKKDMQGMRKDVKVEKSRLAGERCSKDYMAQKKLELNGSAVVSDGRSKMSQKLSHGGREDPRDKVTRGEVYSQKPSFTDKNQGLRIPKFSEGKVTKHVRFAEGKETKHVRFAEGTETRHVRFSEGTETRHVRFSEGTETRHVRFSEGTETRPARSSEGKESRPATEKGLIKKSSSDCKISKHSEDEMLTNADYRRHHRIFEVTQKPSVEGIKWFRKLSWEEDLRCAEGKGTLVVLRNLDPSYTSNEVENIVYSALNEQCTARMIERTSATIPHIGEALVIFETTDAAKRVIRRLHEGCLLLSNGRVLVATSAKVNPPAMPSLPFPGHISIQRRGKRSGAVTSHCSQGNNIEFEMGMEWWLHLRIYKQIWENIYERQVDEKKKLQLDVELKHT; encoded by the exons atggagagGTCAGTAAAAGTCAACGGTTTACCATTTAAGTGGGGTAAAAAGAGTGTAGAAAACAAGGACGTCCAGTTCTATGAATCTTTCACTTACGGTGGTTGTGAGTACTGTCTTTACGACTGTGTCTCAGTTGGAGATGATAGTAGTAAACTAGGCTCCCGAGAGTTCTTTGTTGGCAAGATCATTAAAATGTGGGAGTATAATGATCAGCGTCAAGACCCGAGGAGAGTCGAGTTGCTCTGGTTCTTCAAACCCTCTGAGCTTTCTGTGTACCTTGAAGGGCTTCAAGATGTGCTTGCTAACGAACTGTTCTTGGCTTCTGGGTCAGGTCTTGGCCTCACCAATGAAAACCTTTTG GAAGCAATATCTGGAAAATGTCGTGTTCTATGCATCTCCAAGGACGTAAGAAACCCTCAGCCCTCTGAGGAAGAAATCAAGTCGGCCGACTTCCTTTTTCACCGAACATATGATGTGGGAACTTCCAGAATCTTAGATACAATAGATGATTCAATTGCTGGAGTTGATG TTAAGTTCATCTTTAACAGAACCAGTTCTGAAAGAAAAGCTAATGCTCTGCAGAATGTGGCAACCGAGATACAAGATAGTTTGAAACCAAATCATCCTTCAACTAGCGGTTCAGTTACGCAGAATGCACGCAATGCCAGTGATCTCTCTGTTGGTCATAAACAACTGGCTAGGAAAATATCTAAACTTGCAGAAGAAAGGTCTAACATGAATTCTGGTGGGGTTGATGGTGAACTTGATAGTTTTAGCGCTTCTTCGGGTTCTGGGAGAAATGATTGTCATGGAAGGAAAGACCAAGACGATGAGGTTGGAAAGCAACTGGCTAAACAAAAATCAAGGCTTGCTGATGAAAGATGCAGTAAAGATTCTTACTGTTCGGATGACATGCTTCAGAAGAAACGGAGACTAGATGGTTCTGTCGCAGTACCAGATGGAAGGTTTAAAGTGCCGCAGAAATTTAGAAATTATGGTAGAAAAAATATAGAACCTATTAGAAGAGATGCGAGGGTAGGAAAATCAAGGTTTGCAGAGGAAAGACGCAGCAATGACTTTTACGGTTTGGATGTCATGCCTCTAAAGAAACCGAGGCTAGATGGTTCTGTTGCAGTATCAGATGGAAGGACAAGAGAGTCGCAGAATATAAGTCATGATGGTAAAAAAGACATGCAAGGTATGAGAAAAGATGTGAAGGTAGAAAAATCAAGGCTTGCAGGGGAAAGATGCAGCAAAGATTACATGGCTCAAAAGAAACTGGAGCTGAATGGCTCTGCTGTAGTATCAGATGGAAGGTCAAAAATGTCACAGAAATTAAGTCATGGTGGAAGAGAAGATCCTAGAGACAAAGTCACAAGAGGGGAAGTATATTCCCAGAAGCCTAGCTTCACTGACAAGAACCAAGGTCTGCGGATACCAAAATTTTCTGAAGGAAAAGTTACTAAACATGTTAGATTTGCTGAAGGAAAAGAGACCAAACATGTGAGATTTGCTGAAGGAACAGAGACCAGGCATGTGAGATTTTCTGAAGGAACCGAGACCAGACATGTGAGGTTTTCTGAAGGAACAGAGACCAGACATGTGAGATTTTCTGAAGGAACAGAGACCAGACCTGCCAGATCTTCTGAAGGAAAAGAGTCCAGGCCTGCAACTGAGAAAGGTCTTATCAAGAAATCCAGCTCTGAttgtaaaatatcaaaacacaGTGAGGATGAGATGTTGACCAATGCCGATTACAGAAGACATCATCGAATCTTTGAAGTCACCCAAAAACCTAGTGTT GAAGGAATCAAATGGTTCCGAAAACTT AGTTGGGAAGAAGATTTGAGGTGTGCAGAAGGGAAAGGGACTCTGGTTGTTCTCAGAAACTTGGATCCTTCTTATACATCTAATGAAGTGGAG AATATAGTCTACTCTGCTTTGAATGAGCAATGCACGGCCAGGATGATTGAGCGGACGTCAGCTACTATTCCTCATATTG GTGAAGCTTTGGTGATATTCGAGACAACGGATGCTGCAAAAAGGGTAATTAGAAGACTACATGAGGGATGCTTGTTGTTATCAAATGGAAG GGTACTTGTTGCTACAAGTGCTAAGGTGAATCCTCCAGCTATGCCTTCATTGCCGTTTCCTGGCCATATCTCTATCCAGCGTCGAGGGAAG AGAAGCGGTGCGGTTACATCACATTGTTCTCAGGGTAATAACATTGAATTTGAAATGGGCATGGAATGGTGGTTGCACCTACGCATATACAAGCAGATTTGGGAAAACATATATGAG CGACAAGTTgatgagaagaagaagttgcAGTTGGATGTCGAGCTAAAACACACTTAG
- the LOC130499542 gene encoding BURP domain protein RD22-like — MITRLPLICLLVSVTAIAADLSPERYWNKALPNTPIPSSLRHLLTADFTDEKSTNVQVGKGGVNVNAGKGKPGGGTAVNVGKGGVHVDTGKGKGKGTHVSVSGGKGPGGGVGVHTGKPGKRTDVGVGKGGVIVHTRHNGKPVYVGVKPGPNPFVYNYAASKTQLHDDPKAALFFLEKDMVPGKEMNLRFNAEDGYDGKTTFLPRGEAETVPFESEKFSEILKTFSVKPGSGEAEMMKKTIEECEAKRVGGEEKYCATSLESMVDFSVSKLGKDHVRAVSTEVAEKNAPMQKYRITAAGVKKLSDDKSVVCHKQKYPFAVFYCHKAMMTSVYSVPLEGENGLRAKAVAVCHKNTSAWNPNHLAFKVLKVKPGTVPVCHFLPETHVVWFSY; from the exons ATGATAACTCGTCTTCCATTGATCTGTCTTCTTGTTTCAGTCACGGCGATTGCGGCTGACTTATCACCGGAGCGTTACTGGAACAAGGCCTTGCCAAACACTCCCATTCCAAGCTCTCTCCGCCATCTCTTAACGGcag ATTTCACCGATGAGAAAAGCACCAACGTCCAAGTAGGGAAAGGAGGAGTGAACGTTAACGCCGGAAAAGGTAAACCCGGCGGAGGAACCGCCGTGAACGTTGGAAAGGGAGGCGTCCACGTGGACACCGGAAAGGGTAAGGGTAAGGGGACACACGTGAGCGTTAGCGGCGGAAAAGGTCCTGGAGGAGGCGTGGGCGTCCATACCGGGAAACCTGGAAAGAGAACCGACGTAGGAGTGGGTAAAGGCGGCGTTATAGTGCACACGCGCCACAATGGCAAGCCGGTCTACGTCGGTGTGAAACCAGGACCAAACCCTTTTGTGTATAACTACGCAGCGAGCAAGACTCAGCTCCACGACGATCCCAAAGCGGCTCTCTTTTTCTTGGAGAAGGACATGGTTCCCGGAAAAGAGATGAACCTTAGGTTTAATGCGGAGGACGGCTACGACGGCAAGACGACCTTCTTGCCACGTGGGGAGGCGGAAACGGTGCCGTTTGAGTCGGAGAAGTTTTCGGAGATCTTGAAGACTTTCTCGGTTAAACCCGGTTCGGGAGAAGCTGAGATGATGAAGAAAACGATTGAGGAGTGTGAAGCTAAAAGAGTTGGTGGAGAGGAGAAGTATTGTGCTACGTCTTTGGAGTCAATGGTTGACTTTAGCGTTTCTAAACTTGGCAAAGATCACGTTCGTGCAGTTTCCACTGAg GTGGCTGAGAAGAATGCACCGATGCAGAAGTACAGAATCACAGCGGCTGGAGTAAAGAAGTTGTCGGATGACAAGTCAGTGGTGTGTCACAAACAGAAGTACCCATTCGCAGTGTTCTACTGCCACAAGGCGATGATGACGAGCGTTTACTCGGTTCCGCTCGAAGGAGAGAACGGGTTGAGGGCTAAGGCGGTTGCTGTATGCCACAAGAACACCTCAGCTTGGAACCCAAACCACTTGGCCTTCAAAGTCCTTAAAGTGAAGCCAGGGACTGTTCCGGTCTGCCATTTCCTCCCTGAGACCCATGTTGTTTGGTTCAGCTATTAG
- the LOC108825867 gene encoding indole-3-pyruvate monooxygenase YUCCA6-like, producing MDLCWRREMEGKLAHDYLSSAKSHHGKMTSAHSPHRISVVTGPVIVGAGPSGLATAACLKEKGITSVLLERSNCIASLWQLKTYDRLHLHLPKQFCELPLIPFPDHFPTYPTKQQFIEYLEDYAKRFDIRPEFGQTVESAEFDENLGMWRVKSVGEEGTTEYVCRWLVAATGENAEPVVPRFEGMEKFEATGVVKHTSHYKSGRDFAGKRVLVVGCGNSGMEVCLDLCNFDAQPSLVVRDAVHVLPREMLGTSTFGLSMLLLKWLPIRLVDRFLLAVSRFILGDTTLLGLNRPRLGPLELKNRTGKTPVLDVGTLAKIKTGDIKVCSGIRKLKQHEVEFDNGITEIFDAIILATGYKSNVPSWLKENKMFSKKDGFPIQEFPEGWRGESGLYAVGFTKRGIFGASMDAKKIAQDIFECSRKSYQAHRHIQVLCMPRKTGQSYSRLLE from the exons ATGGATTTATGTTGGAGGAGAGAGATGGAAGGTAAACTAGCACATGACTACTTGTCATCCGCAAAGAGCCACCATGGTAAGATGACATCAGCGCACAGTCCGCACCGCATCTCCGTCGTTACCGGACCGGTGATAGTAGGCGCCGGACCATCGGGACTAGCGACGGCGGCTTGTCTAAAAGAGAAAGGGATAACTTCGGTACTACTCGAGAGATCAAACTGCATAGCTTCACTATGGCAGCTCAAGACATACGACCGGCTCCATCTCCACCTTCCTAAGCAGTTCTGTGAACTTCCGCTTATACCCTTTCCCGACCACTTCCCAACTTATCCGACAAAACAGCAGTTCATCGAGTACCTCGAGGACTACGCCAAGAGGTTCGATATACGACCGGAGTTTGGTCAGACGGTTGAGTCGGCTGAGTTTGATGAGAATCTTGGTATGTGGCGCGTGAAGAGCGTGGGTGAAGAGGGCACGACGGAGTATGTTTGCCGGTGGCTGGTAGCTGCGACGGGGGAGAATGCTGAGCCGGTGGTCCCTAGGTTTGAGGGGATGGAGAAGTTTGAGGCCACCGGGGTAGTTAAGCACACTAGTCACTATAAGAGCGGCAGAGACTTCGCCGGGAAAAGGGTTTTGGTCGTCGGATGTGGAAACTCCGGCATGGAGGTTTGTTTGGATCTCTGTAACTTCGATGCTCAGCCTTCTCTCGTTGTCAGAGACGCT GTGCACGTCCTACCACGAGAGATGTTGGGTACTTCGACTTTTGGGCTGTCCATGTTGTTACTTAAATGGTTGCCCATCCGGCTCGTTGACCGTTTCCTCTTGGCTGTTTCCCGGTTTATCCTCGGAGATACCACCCTGTTAGGTCTAAACCGTCCCCGGTTAGGCCCATTAGAACTCAAAAATCGCACCGGAAAAACTCCGGTTCTCGACGTTGGGACGCTTGCCAAGATCAAAACCGGAGATATCAAG GTGTGTTCCGGGATAAGAAAGTTAAAACAACATGAAGTTGAGTTCGATAACGGAATAACGGAGATATTTGATGCCATAATATTGGCAACTGGCTATAAAAGCAACGTACCCTCTTGGCTAAAG GAGAATAAAATGTTTAGTAAGAAAGATGGATTCCCAATACAAGAGTTTCCAGAGGGATGGAGAGGTGAGAGTGGGCTATATGCGGTCGGATTCACAAAACGTGGAATTTTTGGAGCATCAATGGATGCAAAGAAAATAGCTCAAGACATATTCGAGTGTTCAAGAAAATCATATCAAGCACACAGACATATACAAGTGTTATGCATGCCAAGAAAAACTGGTCAATCCTATAGTAGATTACTAGAATGA